The following proteins are encoded in a genomic region of Lachnospiraceae bacterium KM106-2:
- a CDS encoding glucose-1-phosphate adenylyltransferase has protein sequence MRAIGIILAGGNSNKMQGLSDKRAIAAMPIAGGYRSIDFVLSNMSNSHIQKVGIFTQYNSKSLNEHLNSSKWWDFGRKQGGLFVFTPTITSDNSYWYRGTADAIAQNISFLKKSHEPYVVIASGDGIYKLDYNKVLEYHIEKKADITVVTKLMPESVDCSRFGCIHTDMNGRIEEFEEKPIVSTSNMISVGVYIVRRRQLIEFLEKAVSEERYDFVNDIIVRYKNLKKIYAYPLETYWNNIATVDAYYKTNMDFLKPDIRHYFFKEYPDVYSKVEDLPPAKYNQGSKVKNSLVSSGCIINGEVTNSILFKKAYIGNNCVIRNSIILNDVYIGDNAYIENCIVESRDTIRANTTYIGQKDKINVVIERNERYVL, from the coding sequence ATGCGAGCAATAGGTATTATTCTTGCTGGCGGCAATAGCAATAAAATGCAAGGATTATCTGATAAACGAGCAATAGCAGCGATGCCGATTGCAGGTGGCTATAGAAGTATCGACTTTGTATTGAGTAATATGTCTAATTCACATATTCAAAAAGTCGGAATTTTTACTCAGTATAATTCAAAGTCATTAAATGAGCATCTAAATTCCTCGAAGTGGTGGGATTTTGGTAGAAAGCAAGGCGGATTATTTGTCTTTACTCCAACGATCACTTCAGACAATAGTTACTGGTATCGAGGAACTGCAGATGCTATCGCTCAGAATATTAGCTTTTTAAAGAAGAGCCATGAGCCATATGTTGTAATTGCTTCTGGTGATGGAATTTATAAATTAGATTATAATAAAGTATTAGAATATCATATTGAGAAAAAAGCAGATATCACAGTGGTTACTAAATTAATGCCAGAGAGTGTTGATTGTAGCCGATTTGGATGTATTCATACTGATATGAACGGAAGAATTGAAGAATTTGAGGAGAAACCGATCGTTTCAACTTCAAATATGATTTCTGTTGGAGTTTATATTGTTCGAAGAAGACAGTTGATTGAGTTTTTAGAGAAAGCTGTTTCAGAAGAAAGGTATGATTTTGTAAACGATATTATTGTTCGTTATAAGAATCTGAAGAAGATATATGCATATCCATTAGAGACATATTGGAATAACATCGCAACAGTTGATGCTTACTATAAAACTAATATGGACTTTTTGAAACCAGACATCCGTCATTATTTCTTTAAGGAATATCCAGATGTATATTCAAAGGTTGAGGATTTACCACCAGCAAAATATAATCAAGGATCTAAGGTTAAGAATAGCCTGGTATCCAGCGGATGTATTATCAATGGTGAAGTAACGAATTCTATTTTATTTAAAAAAGCTTATATAGGTAATAACTGTGTAATACGAAATTCAATTATCTTGAATGATGTATACATAGGGGACAATGCTTACATTGAAAATTGTATTGTGGAAAGTAGAGATACAATACGTGCGAACACTACATATATTGGCCAGAAGGACAAGATTAACGTAGTAATTGAGCGTAATGAAAGGTATGTACTATAG
- a CDS encoding protease, putative: MYNNDSVKKWIVKNGPQGEQFNKEEFVEEVREAMLDSRAKLKIKFKGSYEEANKFVGEAVRKAFEIDDKSTSSDYDYLRYRYKGMRVVIKGMLNSYEVVYSFQYNETADQTRKVDEVIKEKLKHLEIDKKSDLEKIKAIHDFIVVNAKYDTGLKRNTAYDNLIHKKSVCQGYAALTYKMMVEAGIPCRIITGTAKDVNHAWNIVELDGSWYNIDCTWDDPVSSDGRSHLEYKYFLKNEEDFKDHVRDQEYMSDKFKNRYKMTNKSYTIE; this comes from the coding sequence TTGTACAATAATGATTCTGTAAAGAAGTGGATAGTGAAGAACGGACCACAAGGAGAACAATTTAATAAAGAGGAATTTGTAGAAGAAGTTCGTGAGGCAATGTTAGATTCACGAGCAAAGCTTAAGATTAAATTTAAGGGATCTTATGAAGAGGCTAATAAATTTGTAGGGGAAGCAGTTCGAAAAGCATTCGAAATTGATGATAAAAGTACTAGTTCTGATTACGATTATTTACGATATAGATATAAAGGAATGCGTGTGGTCATTAAAGGGATGCTGAATTCTTATGAAGTGGTTTATTCCTTTCAATACAATGAGACTGCGGATCAGACTCGAAAAGTGGATGAAGTGATAAAAGAGAAGCTCAAGCATTTGGAGATTGATAAGAAGTCGGATTTAGAAAAAATAAAGGCGATTCATGATTTTATAGTTGTAAATGCAAAATATGATACTGGTTTGAAGAGAAATACAGCTTATGACAATTTAATTCATAAAAAATCAGTTTGCCAAGGATATGCTGCTCTGACATATAAAATGATGGTTGAAGCAGGAATACCATGTCGAATTATTACAGGAACGGCAAAAGATGTAAATCATGCTTGGAATATTGTCGAGTTAGATGGAAGCTGGTATAATATCGATTGTACATGGGATGATCCAGTTTCATCAGATGGAAGATCTCATTTAGAATATAAATACTTTTTAAAAAATGAAGAAGATTTTAAAGATCATGTAAGAGATCAAGAGTATATGAGCGATAAGTTTAAAAACAGGTACAAGATGACTAATAAATCATATACAATAGAGTAA
- a CDS encoding glucose-1-phosphate adenylyltransferase has translation MIRKEMIAMLLAGGQGSRLGVLTSKVAKPAIAFGGKYRIIDFPLSNCINSGVDTVGVLTQYQPLRLNTHIGIGIPWDLDRNIGGVSILPPYEKSTSSEWYTGTANAIYQNLEYMEYYNPEYVLILGGDHIYKMDYEVMLEFHKANNADITLATIPVPIEEASRFGIVITDDKKQIQEFEEKPKEPRSNLASMGIYIFKWEVLRDALIKLKDQPGCDFGKHIIPYCHEKGDRIFAYEYNGYWKDVGTLASYWKANMELIDLVPVFNLYEEFWKIYTKSEVIPPQYIAENAVAERSIIGEGAEIYGSVYNSVIGSGVTIQAGTVVRDSIIMNSTEIGENCTINKAIIAENVNIGNDVELGCGEEVPNKVKPDIYIEGLVTIGENSIIPSGVKVGKNTAISGHTTKDDYEEDLLASGESLIKAGER, from the coding sequence ATGATCAGAAAAGAAATGATAGCTATGTTGTTAGCTGGTGGACAAGGCTCCAGACTAGGTGTCTTGACATCAAAGGTTGCAAAACCTGCAATTGCCTTCGGAGGGAAATATAGAATAATTGATTTCCCATTGAGTAATTGTATCAACTCAGGTGTAGATACGGTAGGTGTTTTGACACAGTATCAACCATTAAGACTGAATACGCATATAGGAATTGGTATTCCATGGGATTTAGATAGAAATATTGGTGGAGTTTCTATCCTTCCTCCATATGAAAAGAGTACCAGCAGTGAGTGGTATACAGGAACTGCTAACGCAATCTATCAGAATTTGGAGTATATGGAGTATTATAACCCAGAATATGTATTGATTTTAGGTGGAGATCATATATATAAGATGGATTATGAGGTTATGTTGGAGTTTCATAAAGCCAACAATGCGGATATTACATTAGCAACCATACCGGTTCCAATTGAAGAAGCAAGTCGATTTGGTATAGTAATTACAGATGATAAGAAACAAATTCAAGAGTTTGAAGAAAAACCAAAAGAGCCTAGAAGTAATTTAGCTTCTATGGGAATATACATATTTAAATGGGAAGTCCTAAGAGATGCATTAATTAAGCTGAAGGATCAGCCAGGATGCGACTTTGGTAAACATATTATCCCATACTGTCATGAAAAAGGAGACAGAATTTTTGCATATGAATATAACGGCTATTGGAAGGATGTTGGAACATTAGCATCTTATTGGAAAGCCAATATGGAATTGATTGATTTGGTTCCTGTATTTAATTTATATGAAGAGTTCTGGAAGATTTATACCAAGAGTGAGGTAATTCCTCCTCAGTATATTGCAGAAAATGCAGTGGCTGAGAGATCTATCATAGGTGAAGGTGCTGAAATATACGGATCAGTATATAACTCAGTCATTGGATCAGGCGTTACAATTCAAGCTGGCACAGTTGTCCGAGATTCTATTATTATGAATTCAACTGAGATTGGTGAGAATTGTACGATTAATAAGGCAATCATTGCTGAGAATGTTAACATTGGTAATGATGTCGAACTAGGATGTGGAGAAGAAGTACCGAATAAGGTAAAACCTGATATATATATAGAAGGACTTGTTACTATTGGGGAAAATTCAATCATTCCTTCCGGCGTAAAGGTAGGAAAGAATACCGCAATTTCCGGACACACTACAAAAGATGATTACGAAGAAGACTTGTTAGCAAGTGGAGAATCATTGATAAAGGCAGGTGAACGGTAA
- a CDS encoding electron transport complex protein RnfC, whose translation MRRATFKGGIHPFDGKNLSKDKPMQVVLPKGDLVYPMAQHIGAPAKPVVAVGDQVLVGQVIGEASSFISANVCSSVSGKVKAIEKRLTVSGAMAECIVVENDNEYTTVEGFGTKRDYKKMTKEEIRQTVKDAGIVGMGGAGFPTNVKITPKNDNEIDFVIVNGAECEPYLTSDYRLMLEQSQKIIDGLKIVLSLFKNAKGYISIEDNKPEAIKALQELAAAEERIEVKVLKTKYPQGSERKIIYATCGRKINSKMLPSDAGCIVNNIATIIAIYNAVSESTPVIERVVTVTGDAVAEPGNFVVRTGTNYRELVDLAGGFVSEPEKIVCGGPMMGMALYTLDVPVTKTSSALLAMVKDPVAEAETSACIRCGRCVQACPSGLVPQKMMQAIKHNDLDMFEKIHGMECYECGSCTYVCPAKVQLTQAFKLARKTVMDNRRKAQNQ comes from the coding sequence ATGCGAAGGGCAACATTTAAAGGTGGAATTCATCCATTTGATGGAAAGAATTTATCCAAAGATAAACCGATGCAAGTTGTTTTGCCAAAAGGAGATTTAGTATATCCAATGGCTCAACATATCGGCGCACCTGCTAAACCAGTTGTGGCAGTTGGGGATCAAGTATTGGTTGGTCAAGTAATCGGAGAGGCATCAAGCTTTATCTCTGCCAATGTTTGTAGTTCAGTTTCTGGTAAGGTTAAGGCAATCGAAAAGAGATTAACTGTATCAGGTGCAATGGCTGAATGTATTGTGGTAGAAAATGATAACGAATATACGACAGTAGAAGGTTTTGGTACAAAGCGTGACTACAAAAAGATGACGAAAGAAGAGATTCGTCAAACTGTAAAAGATGCAGGAATTGTTGGTATGGGTGGCGCAGGTTTCCCTACAAACGTTAAGATAACTCCAAAAAATGATAACGAAATCGATTTTGTTATCGTAAATGGTGCGGAATGTGAACCATATTTAACTAGCGATTATCGCTTAATGTTAGAGCAATCACAAAAAATCATTGACGGTTTAAAAATCGTATTATCATTATTTAAAAATGCAAAAGGTTATATCTCAATTGAAGATAATAAGCCAGAAGCAATTAAAGCTTTACAGGAATTAGCAGCAGCTGAGGAACGTATTGAAGTTAAAGTATTAAAAACAAAATATCCTCAAGGATCTGAAAGAAAGATCATCTACGCAACATGCGGAAGAAAGATCAATTCTAAAATGCTTCCTTCTGATGCAGGATGTATCGTAAATAACATTGCAACAATCATTGCAATTTATAATGCAGTATCTGAATCTACTCCTGTAATTGAAAGAGTAGTAACAGTAACTGGTGATGCAGTTGCAGAACCAGGTAACTTCGTAGTAAGAACTGGTACAAACTATAGAGAATTAGTAGATTTAGCAGGTGGTTTCGTTTCTGAACCTGAAAAAATCGTATGCGGCGGCCCTATGATGGGTATGGCTTTATACACATTAGATGTACCTGTAACTAAGACATCTTCTGCTTTATTAGCTATGGTAAAAGATCCTGTTGCAGAAGCAGAAACATCAGCATGTATTCGTTGTGGACGTTGTGTTCAAGCATGTCCAAGCGGTCTTGTACCACAAAAAATGATGCAAGCAATTAAACACAATGACTTAGATATGTTTGAAAAGATTCATGGTATGGAATGTTACGAGTGCGGAAGCTGTACTTATGTATGTCCAGCAAAAGTTCAATTAACACAAGCATTTAAGTTGGCTAGAAAAACGGTTATGGATAATCGTCGAAAGGCTCAAAATCAATAG